In one Candidatus Bipolaricaulota bacterium genomic region, the following are encoded:
- a CDS encoding ABC transporter permease — protein MIAYIIRRLFLLPIVLIGLSLLIFGMMQLLSPYDRLSTYVRDPAQLKQGPEVLKQLMDKYGLNDPIWVQYGRWLNNVIHGNLGYSESANMEVTKAIMRFLPATAQLALFAAIPVVFGGIWLGMVSAVHHNGLIDHTTRIMALTGWSLPTFVMGLLLLMIFYGWLGWFPSGELSNWAARIVDSPQFVRYTGMNAIDAILNGNLAVLGDTLRHLILPVFTLAYVQWALLLRVMRSSMLETLRQDYITTARAKGVAERVVIKKHARANALLPVITIAGVMVAGLLRGVVITETIFNYHGLGLFAVQAAQQLDFSAIIGFALFTGMLMILTNLIVDLLYAYIDPRVKLG, from the coding sequence ATGATTGCCTACATTATCAGGCGGTTGTTTTTGCTCCCTATTGTCCTTATCGGGCTTTCTTTATTGATCTTCGGCATGATGCAGCTCCTCAGCCCGTACGATCGCTTAAGCACGTATGTACGCGATCCGGCACAATTGAAACAGGGGCCTGAGGTGCTGAAACAACTGATGGACAAGTACGGGCTGAACGATCCGATTTGGGTCCAGTACGGCCGTTGGTTGAACAACGTTATCCACGGCAATCTCGGGTACTCGGAATCGGCGAACATGGAGGTAACTAAAGCGATCATGCGATTCCTGCCCGCCACGGCGCAGCTTGCCCTGTTCGCTGCAATCCCGGTGGTTTTCGGAGGGATATGGCTTGGGATGGTGTCCGCTGTCCATCACAATGGGTTGATCGATCATACTACGCGAATAATGGCTCTGACCGGGTGGTCACTTCCTACATTCGTGATGGGGCTCCTGTTGTTGATGATATTCTATGGGTGGCTGGGGTGGTTCCCCTCGGGCGAGCTGAGCAACTGGGCCGCGCGCATCGTGGACTCACCGCAGTTCGTGCGTTACACCGGGATGAACGCAATCGACGCTATTCTCAACGGTAACCTTGCTGTGTTGGGCGATACCCTCCGGCATCTCATTCTCCCGGTGTTCACCCTCGCGTACGTCCAGTGGGCGCTCCTCTTGCGTGTTATGCGTTCCTCCATGCTTGAGACCCTGAGACAGGATTACATCACCACCGCCCGTGCCAAGGGGGTGGCGGAGCGAGTGGTGATCAAAAAGCACGCCCGGGCGAACGCCCTCCTCCCGGTGATTACGATCGCCGGAGTGATGGTCGCTGGGCTCCTCCGCGGAGTGGTGATCACAGAAACGATCTTTAACTACCACGGACTAGGATTGTTTGCCGTCCAGGCGGCGCAGCAGCTTGATTTCTCGGCGATCATCGGATTTGCCCTGTTTACTGGTATGCTGATGATCCTTACCAATTTGATCGTCGATCTCCTTTATGCGTACATCGATCCTCGGGTAAAACTGGGTTAG
- a CDS encoding ABC transporter permease has protein sequence MWFVLIPVRIYRSKILRKLLKNPISVAGFALVIFFAVIAILAPVLAPPARPSRPYQIPRSGYSAIPKPPSPEHPFGTTEGQYDIYYGIIWGTRTAFYVGLVVVGAAAGIGIVIGSFSAYYGGLIDEIVMRITDIFMSFPFLVAAMVLTTILGKGLDKVIVALIVFGWMSYARVIRSEILSIRELAYVESARAIGANDARIVLRHVLPNAIYPILVQASMDIGSMVLTAAALSFLGVGAEPGYADWGQMISFARNWILGGQGNPLQYWYTVIYPGAAILFFCLGWNLLGDALRDVLDPRMRGRKA, from the coding sequence ATGTGGTTTGTCCTGATTCCGGTGCGAATTTACCGCTCGAAGATCCTGCGCAAGCTCCTCAAGAATCCGATTTCCGTTGCCGGCTTTGCTCTTGTAATATTCTTCGCGGTGATTGCAATCCTCGCTCCAGTTCTTGCCCCTCCGGCCCGCCCGAGTCGCCCGTATCAGATCCCCCGTTCCGGTTACAGCGCTATCCCCAAGCCGCCGAGTCCGGAACATCCGTTTGGAACGACCGAGGGACAGTACGATATCTACTACGGCATCATTTGGGGGACGCGAACCGCGTTCTACGTGGGACTGGTGGTCGTAGGAGCGGCTGCTGGGATTGGAATCGTCATCGGCTCCTTCTCCGCTTATTATGGAGGCCTGATTGATGAAATTGTAATGCGAATCACTGATATATTCATGTCGTTCCCGTTCCTCGTTGCTGCAATGGTCTTGACTACGATTCTCGGGAAGGGGCTCGATAAAGTTATCGTTGCATTGATTGTATTTGGATGGATGAGCTATGCGCGCGTTATTAGAAGTGAAATACTAAGTATAAGAGAATTAGCTTACGTAGAATCCGCGCGGGCAATAGGAGCAAACGACGCACGGATAGTCCTTCGACATGTCCTTCCGAATGCCATTTATCCGATCCTCGTACAGGCGTCGATGGACATCGGTTCCATGGTGTTGACCGCAGCTGCGCTCAGCTTCCTCGGGGTCGGAGCCGAGCCCGGATATGCCGACTGGGGCCAGATGATCAGCTTTGCCCGCAACTGGATCCTTGGTGGGCAGGGTAACCCGTTGCAGTACTGGTACACCGTTATCTATCCTGGTGCCGCCATCCTGTTCTTCTGCCTGGGTTGGAACCTCCTTGGAGACGCATTGCGGGATGTGCTCGACCCACGCATGAGGGGGAGGAAGGCATAG
- a CDS encoding ABC transporter permease, producing MLSYILRRLLLVPWVLLGLTFVIFGFLQLLGPNQRLSTYVRDPAQLKQGTEVLRQLAHKYGLDDPIWVQYGRWLNNVLHGNLGYSESANMPVDRAILRFLPASTELALYAILPMIMGSIWLGTISAVHHNDPIDHATRVMALTGWSFPTFVFGLLVLMLLYKWFPAGRLSIWADRIVNSPEFIRYTGMNTFDAILNGNWAVFLDAIRHMVLPVITLSYVSWALILRVMRSSMLETLRQDYITTARAKGLPEQVVIKKHARRNAMLPVVTLAGLTVAGLINGVVIVETIFNYHGLGLFAVRAAQQLDFAAILGFAMFNGLLLVVTNLVIDILYAYLDPRVKLQ from the coding sequence ATGCTGAGCTACATCCTGCGGCGGCTCTTGCTTGTTCCATGGGTATTGCTTGGACTTACGTTCGTCATTTTCGGTTTTCTCCAGCTGCTTGGACCTAACCAACGCTTGAGCACTTACGTGCGCGATCCGGCTCAGCTGAAACAAGGCACGGAAGTACTGCGCCAGTTGGCACACAAATACGGGCTGGACGACCCAATATGGGTCCAATACGGCCGTTGGTTGAACAACGTGCTTCATGGTAACCTCGGGTATTCCGAATCAGCGAACATGCCAGTCGATCGCGCGATACTCCGCTTCCTTCCGGCATCGACCGAGCTCGCACTGTATGCAATCCTTCCCATGATCATGGGGAGCATCTGGCTCGGCACCATTTCCGCAGTCCACCATAACGACCCGATCGATCACGCTACGCGGGTAATGGCGTTAACGGGTTGGTCTTTTCCCACCTTCGTGTTCGGACTGCTGGTTTTGATGCTTCTATACAAGTGGTTCCCAGCCGGGCGGCTGAGCATCTGGGCTGACCGGATTGTCAACAGCCCGGAGTTCATTCGGTACACCGGGATGAACACGTTCGATGCGATTCTGAACGGCAATTGGGCGGTGTTCCTCGATGCCATCCGCCATATGGTCCTTCCGGTGATCACCCTCTCTTATGTCTCCTGGGCGTTGATCCTACGGGTCATGCGCTCTTCGATGCTCGAGACCCTGAGACAGGATTACATCACCACCGCACGGGCCAAGGGGCTGCCGGAGCAAGTGGTGATCAAGAAGCACGCCCGGCGGAACGCGATGCTCCCGGTGGTCACCCTCGCTGGGCTGACGGTCGCCGGGCTGATCAACGGCGTGGTGATAGTGGAGACGATATTCAACTACCACGGGTTGGGGCTGTTCGCCGTCCGTGCCGCACAGCAGCTCGACTTCGCCGCCATCCTTGGGTTCGCTATGTTCAATGGGTTGCTCCTTGTGGTGACAAACCTGGTGATCGACATCCTGTACGCGTACCTCGATCCGCGGGTAAAGCTCCAATAA
- a CDS encoding right-handed parallel beta-helix repeat-containing protein — translation MKQMLFIPTLIALLLIHAVGFAATEHDPITISAPGDLIRTNGITEGSGTESDPFIIADWVIDGSTTGYGIVITGVKAYILIRDVMVQSASRVGIEVINSPHVALEGCEFHADALGLSLKDLSGARVRKCRFLDCTGMGIRMSHCRGSTIIGNEFSGRNSGIVIMDSSTSNLIVENSFRGRAGLSLYLGSGGNRIFHNNFFEAVVMDSGYNVWDNGSEGNFWGKQYHGRDRNSDGIGDTPHKIQGGYNYDRHPLMAPWNK, via the coding sequence ATGAAACAGATGCTTTTTATCCCGACATTGATCGCTCTGCTCCTCATACACGCAGTCGGGTTTGCGGCCACTGAGCATGATCCGATCACCATCTCCGCGCCCGGCGACCTGATCCGAACGAACGGGATTACCGAGGGAAGCGGGACGGAATCCGATCCTTTCATAATCGCGGATTGGGTAATCGACGGGAGCACAACCGGTTATGGAATCGTGATCACCGGGGTCAAGGCGTACATCTTGATCAGGGATGTGATGGTGCAGAGCGCATCTCGTGTCGGAATCGAAGTGATCAACAGCCCACATGTCGCGTTAGAGGGGTGCGAGTTCCACGCCGATGCTCTCGGGCTCTCCCTCAAGGATCTATCCGGAGCGCGGGTGCGGAAGTGTCGGTTTCTCGACTGTACCGGGATGGGGATCCGAATGTCGCACTGCCGCGGGAGCACCATAATCGGGAATGAGTTCTCGGGTCGGAACAGCGGGATCGTGATCATGGACAGTTCTACGTCCAACCTGATCGTCGAGAACTCGTTCCGCGGCCGTGCCGGTCTTTCTCTGTACCTTGGGAGCGGCGGAAACCGCATCTTCCACAACAACTTCTTCGAAGCGGTGGTGATGGACTCCGGTTACAACGTGTGGGACAACGGAAGCGAAGGGAACTTCTGGGGAAAACAATACCACGGACGGGACAGAAACAGCGACGGGATCGGCGACACCCCGCATAAGATCCAGGGGGGATACAACTACGATCGCCACCCATTGATGGCGCCGTGGAACAAGTGA